One region of Syntrophobacter fumaroxidans MPOB genomic DNA includes:
- a CDS encoding NAD(P)/FAD-dependent oxidoreductase: protein MKHVIIGNGIAGISAAETIRSMTPDADIVMIGDETAPPYCRPMISMVLEGSITGERLPIRDADFYERAGISPVLSHRVSAIDVEGKSVRIGGERPIPFDRLLLATGADPRPIRAENRHLGNIFFMRTQEHVRGMLQALPQVRRALILGGGLVGFKAAYGLLRRGVEVTMLIRSGYPLSQQVDSHAGRMILKELVSRGLEVRVETDVAAFDGNGAVRRAHLSDGTEIPCDMVVVGKGVLPALSFVPRDKIAVDLGILVDEQLRTTAPDIYAAGDVAESMDIARNSRWVNAIWPEAVAQGRIAGMNMAGRTVAYKGSLSRNVIRIFGLDVMTAGIVNPPEDDRYKIVSAIDRRRRSYRKLVFHEDRLVGMTLVNDIEQGGVLVALIQGCIAVRIPGEKMLAPGFNCRRLFI, encoded by the coding sequence ATGAAACACGTGATCATCGGCAACGGCATTGCAGGAATCAGCGCCGCCGAAACGATCCGGAGCATGACCCCCGATGCGGACATCGTCATGATCGGCGACGAGACCGCTCCGCCCTACTGCCGCCCCATGATCAGCATGGTCCTGGAGGGTTCCATCACCGGTGAACGGTTGCCCATCCGTGACGCCGACTTTTACGAGCGGGCCGGAATCAGTCCCGTTCTGAGTCATCGAGTGAGCGCCATCGACGTGGAGGGGAAGTCCGTGCGTATCGGGGGTGAACGGCCGATTCCCTTCGATCGTCTGCTGCTTGCCACAGGCGCGGACCCGAGGCCGATCAGGGCCGAGAACCGGCACCTCGGGAACATCTTCTTCATGCGCACTCAAGAGCACGTTCGCGGCATGCTCCAGGCGCTGCCCCAAGTCCGCAGGGCGCTCATCCTGGGAGGCGGCCTGGTCGGTTTCAAGGCGGCCTACGGTCTGCTGCGCCGCGGCGTCGAGGTGACCATGCTGATCCGCTCCGGATACCCGCTCTCCCAGCAGGTGGATTCCCATGCCGGACGAATGATCCTGAAAGAGCTGGTGTCGCGCGGGCTGGAAGTGCGGGTGGAAACCGACGTCGCCGCATTCGACGGAAACGGGGCGGTGCGGCGGGCTCACCTGTCGGACGGGACGGAAATCCCGTGCGATATGGTGGTCGTCGGCAAGGGGGTTCTTCCCGCCCTGAGCTTCGTCCCGCGCGACAAGATCGCCGTGGACCTGGGCATCCTGGTCGATGAGCAGCTCCGGACGACGGCCCCGGATATCTATGCCGCCGGCGACGTGGCGGAATCCATGGATATTGCCCGAAACAGCCGCTGGGTCAACGCCATCTGGCCCGAAGCCGTCGCCCAGGGCCGCATCGCCGGGATGAACATGGCGGGGCGCACGGTGGCCTACAAGGGTAGCCTGAGCCGCAACGTCATCCGGATTTTCGGTCTGGACGTCATGACGGCGGGGATCGTCAATCCCCCCGAAGACGACCGTTATAAGATCGTCAGTGCCATCGACCGCCGCCGCAGGTCCTACCGCAAGCTGGTTTTTCACGAGGACCGGCTGGTCGGCATGACCCTGGTCAACGACATCGAGCAGGGAGGCGTCCTGGTCGCCCTGATACAGGGTTGCATCGCGGTGCGAATCCCCGGAGAAAAGATGCTGGCGCCCGGATTCAACTGCCGCCGGCTGTTCATTTGA
- a CDS encoding 4Fe-4S dicluster domain-containing protein: protein MKKVIVHPERCVGCMQCMPACATAHSRSRNLFAAILESPVPKPRIHVGAGLYQEGFPNRCRHCDPAPCLLACLPGAIFRDEELDTVLIDPDKCINCASCAMACPFGVIRYHEDCHAPPGKVVAVKCDNCFERQEQGLIPACVEVCKVNALTFEEPGEALKRKTDEVARSVSLGVSQAELPAGFARFALLIGHKRKELHVGRP, encoded by the coding sequence ATGAAAAAAGTCATCGTACACCCGGAACGATGCGTGGGGTGCATGCAATGCATGCCCGCGTGCGCGACCGCACATTCCAGGAGCCGGAACCTCTTCGCCGCGATCCTGGAATCGCCTGTGCCGAAACCCCGGATTCACGTCGGCGCGGGGCTGTACCAAGAGGGGTTTCCGAACCGCTGCCGCCACTGCGACCCGGCTCCATGTCTTCTGGCCTGCCTTCCGGGGGCCATCTTTAGGGATGAGGAACTGGATACGGTCCTCATCGACCCGGACAAGTGCATCAACTGCGCATCCTGCGCGATGGCCTGTCCGTTCGGGGTGATCCGTTACCACGAAGACTGCCATGCCCCTCCCGGCAAAGTGGTGGCCGTCAAGTGCGACAACTGTTTCGAACGGCAGGAGCAAGGCCTGATCCCGGCCTGCGTCGAGGTGTGCAAGGTGAACGCGCTGACCTTCGAGGAACCGGGGGAGGCGTTGAAGCGCAAGACGGACGAGGTGGCTCGAAGCGTCTCCCTCGGAGTGTCCCAGGCCGAGTTGCCGGCCGGTTTCGCCCGCTTTGCGCTGCTCATCGGCCACAAGAGGAAAGAACTCCACGTCGGCCGACCGTGA
- the cooS gene encoding anaerobic carbon-monoxide dehydrogenase catalytic subunit codes for MNDTYAGRTITRDGQLLLEKAEKDRVETVWDRFENQLPQCGYCEMGLSCRICVMGPCRIDPFGEGPQKGVCGADADIIVARNLCRMIAAGAASHSDHGRDLIEVLDEVAKGKAAGYRIRDAEKLKRVASEYGISSDGKDDLKIAEQLAYAMQEDFGTRKKALTLLRRAPAKRRQVWDKLGIAPRGIDRETAEMMHRTHMGVDNNWQSLLLQALRNALSDGWGGSMIATELSDILFGTPKPATTAVNVGVLKKDQVNIIVHGHNPVVSEMVLLACRSEDLLQLAASKGAAGINLAGVCCTGNELLMRSGVAMAGNHLTTELVLTTGAVDMMIVDYQCIMPSLGTVAACYHTRMVSTSDKARFPGMEHREFHPDNAAEEARALVKEAIENFTNRGEVYIPVEPVNAVGGFSVETILGALGGTPQPLIDALKSGTIRGAVGIVGCNNPRIRQDFGHVTLAKRLIENDILVVDTGCAAVATAKAGFKASDAAQMAGPGLRGICSALGIPPVLHMGSCVDNVRILVLASALANALGTDISDLPIAGAAPEWYSEKAVAIGAYFVASGVYTVLGPMPPVTGSMNVVKLLTEGLQDVVGATFSVEPDPEKAALAIRRHIEEKRRGLGLPAQKV; via the coding sequence ATGAACGATACATATGCCGGGCGGACCATCACTCGAGATGGACAGCTGCTCTTGGAGAAGGCTGAAAAAGACCGGGTTGAAACCGTCTGGGACCGTTTCGAAAACCAGCTTCCCCAGTGCGGTTACTGCGAAATGGGGTTGAGCTGTCGGATCTGCGTCATGGGGCCCTGCCGCATCGATCCCTTCGGCGAGGGACCGCAAAAGGGGGTGTGCGGGGCGGATGCCGACATCATCGTCGCCCGCAACCTGTGCCGCATGATTGCGGCGGGGGCCGCATCGCATTCCGATCACGGACGGGACCTCATCGAAGTGCTCGATGAAGTTGCGAAGGGCAAGGCGGCCGGCTACCGGATCCGGGATGCGGAGAAATTGAAGCGGGTTGCCTCCGAATACGGAATCTCTTCGGACGGAAAGGACGATCTCAAGATCGCCGAGCAGCTTGCCTACGCCATGCAGGAAGATTTCGGAACGCGAAAGAAGGCGCTGACGCTTCTGCGCAGAGCGCCGGCCAAGCGTCGCCAGGTCTGGGACAAGCTCGGCATCGCCCCCAGGGGGATCGACCGGGAAACGGCGGAAATGATGCACCGGACTCACATGGGAGTGGACAACAACTGGCAGAGCCTGCTGCTGCAGGCGCTGCGCAACGCTCTGTCGGACGGCTGGGGCGGATCGATGATCGCAACCGAATTGTCCGATATCCTTTTCGGCACTCCCAAACCGGCCACCACCGCGGTCAACGTCGGAGTCCTCAAGAAAGACCAGGTGAACATCATCGTGCACGGGCACAACCCGGTGGTATCGGAAATGGTCCTCCTCGCCTGCCGGTCCGAAGACCTGCTTCAACTGGCCGCCTCAAAAGGAGCCGCCGGCATCAACCTGGCCGGGGTGTGCTGTACCGGAAATGAACTGCTGATGCGCAGCGGGGTGGCGATGGCGGGAAATCACCTGACCACCGAACTGGTGCTCACCACCGGAGCGGTCGACATGATGATCGTCGACTACCAGTGCATAATGCCTTCCCTGGGAACGGTGGCCGCCTGCTACCACACGCGCATGGTGAGCACCAGCGACAAGGCCCGATTCCCGGGAATGGAACACCGCGAATTCCACCCCGACAACGCTGCCGAAGAGGCTCGGGCACTGGTGAAAGAGGCCATCGAAAACTTCACCAACCGCGGTGAGGTCTACATTCCGGTGGAACCCGTGAACGCCGTCGGGGGGTTCTCCGTGGAGACCATCCTGGGCGCACTGGGCGGGACTCCGCAGCCGCTCATCGATGCCCTCAAGTCCGGAACGATCCGCGGAGCGGTCGGCATCGTGGGGTGCAACAATCCGCGCATCCGCCAGGACTTCGGGCATGTTACCCTGGCCAAGAGACTGATCGAAAACGACATCCTGGTCGTCGATACGGGGTGTGCCGCGGTGGCCACCGCCAAGGCCGGCTTCAAAGCCTCCGACGCCGCGCAAATGGCGGGACCGGGGTTGCGGGGCATCTGCTCCGCCCTGGGAATTCCGCCCGTTCTCCACATGGGAAGCTGCGTGGACAACGTGCGCATCCTGGTGCTCGCTTCCGCCCTGGCCAACGCCCTGGGGACCGACATCAGCGATCTCCCCATCGCCGGGGCGGCACCCGAATGGTATTCGGAAAAAGCCGTGGCCATCGGCGCCTACTTCGTGGCATCCGGCGTTTACACGGTGCTGGGGCCGATGCCTCCCGTCACCGGCAGCATGAACGTCGTCAAATTGCTGACCGAAGGGCTTCAGGACGTTGTTGGAGCGACCTTCAGCGTGGAGCCCGACCCGGAAAAGGCGGCGCTTGCGATTCGGCGCCATATCGAAGAAAAGCGGCGGGGCCTCGGCCTGCCCGCGCAGAAGGTGTAA
- a CDS encoding right-handed parallel beta-helix repeat-containing protein has translation MRTVFKVRTAACLSAAIALLLSVIGAAPVFSATYYVAVTGSDGNPGTRARPWRTVQKAARTVPPGSVVYVRAGVYHERVEVSVSGTADGGGITFRNYPHETAVLDGTGLVVPLAENGMFFIDDRDYITVKGFEIRNYRTSRKDAVPAGVHVRGASHHIRILNNRIHHIEHNGTLETGTDAFGIAVFGTRGAQSVNNLVIDGNELYALKLGSSESLVVNGNVEHFRITNNVVHDNNNIGIVAIGFEGVSPSEATDQARDGVIANNTVYRIDSYGNPAYGDDRSADGIYVDGGRNIVIERNIVHHCNIGIELASEHFGKATRYVTVRNNFVYLNDITGISMGGYDTRRGSAEHCTVVNNTLFRNDRLQWGNGELCLQYKTRNNVIENNIFHANAQSVLISNAFSDNSGNVVDYNVFYAPDGPAESVWQWKKVDYTGFAAYRTATGNDLHSRFVNPRLVGTSLPDLHLRATSPAVDAGRNLAVAGTKDIDGQPRIHNHSIDIGADEVQ, from the coding sequence GTGCGAACGGTTTTCAAAGTGCGAACCGCAGCGTGCCTTTCGGCCGCGATCGCGCTGCTGTTGTCGGTGATCGGCGCTGCGCCGGTCTTTTCCGCAACATACTACGTGGCCGTGACGGGCAGCGACGGCAACCCGGGCACCCGTGCTCGACCCTGGCGCACCGTACAGAAGGCGGCCAGGACCGTTCCGCCGGGCAGCGTGGTCTACGTGCGCGCGGGCGTGTATCACGAACGTGTCGAGGTTTCGGTTTCCGGCACGGCCGACGGCGGCGGCATCACCTTCCGGAACTATCCTCATGAGACCGCGGTCCTCGACGGGACCGGCTTGGTCGTGCCTCTCGCAGAGAACGGAATGTTCTTTATCGATGACCGCGATTATATCACCGTAAAAGGTTTCGAGATCCGCAACTACCGAACGTCGAGGAAGGATGCGGTGCCGGCGGGCGTGCACGTTCGCGGCGCCTCTCATCACATCAGGATTCTCAACAACCGGATTCACCACATCGAACACAACGGGACCCTGGAGACCGGCACGGACGCGTTTGGAATTGCCGTATTCGGCACGAGGGGGGCCCAGTCCGTCAACAATCTCGTCATCGACGGAAACGAGCTGTATGCCCTCAAGCTCGGATCGAGCGAATCACTGGTCGTGAACGGCAACGTGGAACATTTCCGGATCACCAACAATGTCGTGCATGACAACAACAACATCGGCATAGTGGCCATCGGGTTCGAGGGGGTCTCCCCCTCTGAAGCCACCGACCAGGCACGAGACGGCGTGATTGCGAACAACACCGTGTACCGGATCGATTCCTACGGCAACCCGGCCTACGGAGACGATCGCAGCGCCGACGGCATTTACGTGGACGGCGGGCGCAACATCGTTATCGAACGCAATATCGTGCACCACTGCAACATCGGGATCGAGCTGGCCAGCGAGCATTTCGGAAAGGCCACCCGCTACGTCACGGTTCGGAACAATTTCGTCTACCTCAACGACATCACCGGCATATCGATGGGCGGGTACGATACGCGACGCGGGAGCGCCGAGCACTGCACCGTCGTAAACAACACTCTGTTCCGCAACGACCGGCTCCAATGGGGCAACGGCGAATTGTGTCTCCAGTACAAGACCCGCAACAACGTGATCGAGAACAACATTTTCCACGCCAATGCGCAGAGCGTGCTCATCAGCAACGCGTTCTCGGACAATAGCGGCAATGTAGTGGATTATAATGTTTTCTATGCCCCGGACGGTCCGGCGGAAAGCGTGTGGCAGTGGAAGAAAGTCGACTATACAGGTTTCGCGGCATACCGCACCGCCACCGGCAACGATCTTCACTCCCGTTTCGTAAACCCCCGCCTGGTCGGCACAAGCCTGCCCGACCTGCATCTTCGAGCGACGTCACCCGCCGTCGACGCGGGCCGGAACCTCGCCGTGGCCGGGACGAAGGACATCGACGGACAACCACGGATTCACAACCACTCCATCGACATCGGCGCCGACGAGGTCCAATAG
- a CDS encoding tetratricopeptide repeat protein has translation MLGEFGEKSESERYFQKGRYYAEILSREHPTKVEGHYWLGMNLAGLAEIGGAGRGLRLVPVIVDKMEVALDLDEAYDQGGPHRVLGRVRCQAPCWPLSEGNMEKSLEHLRTAVRIAPKNSTNHLFLAETLYKLGKTEEALLELQLVLASSCHSVCPAGLRDDCREALRLLKEYGAELKPESGGIGGEHSAAGKPPAAR, from the coding sequence ATGCTGGGGGAGTTTGGTGAGAAGAGCGAAAGCGAGCGGTATTTTCAGAAAGGTCGTTATTACGCGGAGATTCTCTCCAGGGAACACCCGACGAAGGTGGAGGGCCATTACTGGCTGGGGATGAATCTTGCCGGACTGGCTGAAATCGGAGGAGCCGGCCGGGGGCTCCGCCTTGTGCCGGTCATCGTCGACAAGATGGAGGTCGCGCTTGACCTGGACGAGGCCTACGACCAGGGCGGACCTCACCGGGTGCTGGGACGCGTGAGGTGCCAGGCGCCGTGTTGGCCGCTTTCAGAGGGCAACATGGAGAAATCGCTCGAACACCTTCGCACCGCGGTCAGGATCGCTCCCAAGAACAGCACCAACCATCTGTTCCTGGCCGAGACACTCTATAAGCTCGGGAAAACCGAAGAGGCCCTACTGGAACTGCAACTGGTGCTTGCATCCTCCTGTCATTCCGTCTGCCCTGCCGGCCTCCGGGACGATTGCCGGGAAGCGTTGCGTTTGCTCAAGGAATACGGAGCGGAACTGAAACCGGAGTCCGGTGGTATCGGCGGTGAACACAGTGCTGCCGGGAAACCTCCGGCGGCCAGGTGA
- a CDS encoding L-lactate permease produces MAIDPFDFFMSWTPILLIMALALGFKRQALELAVWGTAYTIGLVLVWFKTSPVVVLLAGLDGLLTNLPLLLVIHSGMLLCGLLLETGSLSRVVGWFSSITSNWWQNVLLIAVGVGNLTEGAGIVAEPIVAPMLLTAGLPSTGAAALSVAGYAGLMILELGGAILTVLLFVTGLEMDLLTRDVALLSAFATALIIYAMPWLLGRGREWGSLFPLLTVVALLAGGGTVLAARYVGGAVAGLAGGLVVIFGLSLPGLRRRHLPPKLLADIAPLLFLVVCLFSVNLIEPVKRAAMETWPGTVAIVPGHDIHFRPLASAYTYIILSYLLAAWIVRDRCRVWRNFADANVRAWRPVLAMALFGMAGQIISFSGYHPGFAESDPSCSIPHTLAHGLVGISGRLYPLFAPLVGWAGTFLTGYGTASIVLFGKLHVTTAQLLHVPPSLLAAGMAVGSAVGSLSSPMKVALAASMCGAIGREAEILRRTIPLGILLSLAIGALLMVMLG; encoded by the coding sequence ATGGCGATCGATCCCTTCGATTTCTTCATGTCCTGGACCCCCATTCTTCTCATCATGGCACTGGCCCTGGGCTTCAAACGCCAGGCACTGGAGCTGGCCGTCTGGGGGACCGCGTACACGATCGGGCTGGTGCTCGTCTGGTTCAAGACCTCGCCGGTCGTCGTCCTGCTGGCGGGACTGGACGGTCTGCTGACCAATCTGCCCCTGCTGCTGGTCATTCATTCCGGAATGCTGCTCTGCGGACTGCTTCTGGAAACCGGTTCTCTGTCCCGCGTCGTGGGGTGGTTCTCGAGCATCACGAGCAACTGGTGGCAGAATGTCCTACTGATCGCGGTGGGCGTCGGGAACCTCACGGAAGGCGCGGGGATCGTGGCGGAACCGATAGTTGCTCCGATGCTGCTCACGGCGGGCCTTCCCTCAACAGGTGCCGCGGCTCTTTCGGTTGCGGGCTACGCCGGCCTCATGATCCTCGAGCTGGGCGGGGCCATCCTCACCGTATTGCTTTTCGTGACCGGGCTGGAAATGGATCTGCTGACCCGGGATGTCGCGCTGCTTTCCGCGTTCGCGACGGCGCTCATCATTTACGCGATGCCATGGCTGCTGGGGCGGGGCAGGGAATGGGGCTCCCTTTTTCCGCTCCTCACGGTCGTGGCCTTGCTGGCGGGGGGCGGAACGGTGCTTGCCGCCCGTTATGTTGGAGGAGCGGTGGCCGGCCTGGCCGGAGGGCTTGTCGTCATTTTCGGTCTGAGCCTCCCGGGGTTGCGCCGCCGGCACCTGCCGCCGAAACTTCTCGCGGACATTGCTCCGCTGCTTTTCCTGGTGGTCTGTCTTTTCTCCGTCAACCTCATCGAACCCGTCAAGCGCGCGGCCATGGAAACCTGGCCCGGGACGGTCGCCATCGTGCCGGGCCACGACATCCATTTTCGTCCGTTGGCCTCCGCGTACACCTACATCATTCTGTCCTACCTTCTTGCGGCGTGGATCGTCCGCGACCGCTGCAGGGTCTGGAGGAACTTTGCCGACGCCAATGTACGGGCATGGCGGCCGGTCCTTGCCATGGCGCTCTTCGGCATGGCCGGCCAGATCATCTCCTTTTCGGGTTATCACCCGGGTTTTGCGGAATCGGACCCCTCGTGCAGCATCCCCCACACCCTGGCCCACGGGCTGGTCGGGATATCCGGCAGGCTCTACCCGTTGTTCGCCCCCCTGGTCGGCTGGGCGGGCACATTCCTGACCGGCTACGGAACGGCATCCATCGTGCTGTTCGGGAAGCTCCACGTCACCACCGCCCAACTCCTCCATGTGCCGCCGTCTCTTCTCGCCGCGGGCATGGCGGTGGGAAGTGCCGTCGGCTCCCTGTCTTCTCCCATGAAGGTTGCCCTGGCCGCTTCCATGTGCGGCGCCATCGGCAGGGAAGCGGAGATCCTCCGCCGGACCATTCCCCTGGGAATCCTACTGAGCCTGGCGATCGGGGCGCTGCTCATGGTCATGCTCGGCTGA
- a CDS encoding spermidine synthase encodes MKDIGLIFISIFAAGIVSLLLELSLLREFIYIFGSTAVSNAIIISVFLVGLAFGAYLGTWRKLGVRDENDARRRFAFIQLLSILFIILFFLSKKYFIYHSHHQNLVRFYFIVSVFAPSLLSGLAYAISVKIMHWRGEKYITYIYAFSTLGSVIGGLAHGIVLVPLWGIRSAYICAVLFAGVALYTMYPLMSMMRKFVTAAVVVLAVAAIHLDFADVLFPSESIVFSKDSEFGIVEVWKLNEADARTKHLVLGGSDGDFRLDEPPIDLKVNNIHQSYNLPIDRLIHEQWAQTSLGIVNRVSNVLLLGYGSGVTAAAYLRSPMVGKLDIVENCMPVIEAAEMFFPREYELASQSKKSNFIVDDFRGFVRFTKERYDIIALDHSIEDPYAIGFFTLEFFDQLKRITRPGGVVLLLGKGTSWNTTRLSFKHVYRNINPRINSWLRKGCLYLAQEEFQGVAAGNYEAVRDGLSAEEPVYSDEEVQQLAEYQEDHGKALD; translated from the coding sequence ATGAAGGACATTGGATTGATTTTCATTTCGATTTTCGCGGCTGGAATCGTCTCTCTTCTTTTGGAGCTTTCGCTGTTGCGTGAGTTCATTTACATCTTCGGATCGACGGCGGTGTCTAACGCCATCATCATTTCCGTGTTCCTGGTCGGACTGGCGTTCGGCGCCTACCTCGGCACCTGGCGGAAGCTCGGCGTCAGGGATGAAAACGATGCCCGGCGCAGGTTCGCCTTCATTCAACTGCTCAGCATCCTGTTCATCATCCTGTTCTTCCTTTCGAAAAAATACTTTATCTATCATTCGCACCATCAGAATCTGGTGCGGTTTTACTTCATCGTGTCCGTTTTCGCCCCGTCGCTCCTGTCAGGACTGGCCTATGCCATCAGTGTCAAGATCATGCACTGGCGAGGCGAGAAATACATCACTTACATCTATGCTTTCAGCACCCTCGGCAGCGTCATCGGAGGACTCGCCCACGGCATCGTGCTCGTTCCCCTGTGGGGTATTCGATCGGCCTACATCTGTGCCGTGCTGTTCGCCGGCGTGGCGCTGTACACGATGTATCCGTTGATGAGCATGATGCGGAAGTTCGTCACGGCGGCTGTGGTTGTTTTGGCGGTGGCAGCGATCCACCTCGACTTTGCCGATGTGCTGTTCCCTTCCGAGAGTATCGTCTTCAGCAAGGACAGTGAATTCGGCATCGTGGAAGTCTGGAAACTCAACGAGGCTGACGCCAGGACCAAGCATCTCGTCCTCGGCGGCAGCGACGGAGACTTCCGACTCGACGAGCCGCCCATCGACCTCAAAGTCAACAACATCCACCAGAGCTACAATCTTCCCATCGACCGGCTCATCCACGAACAATGGGCGCAGACCAGCCTGGGCATCGTGAACCGCGTGTCCAACGTGCTCCTGCTGGGCTACGGCAGCGGGGTGACGGCGGCCGCCTATCTAAGGTCCCCCATGGTCGGAAAGTTGGACATCGTCGAGAACTGCATGCCCGTGATCGAGGCGGCGGAGATGTTCTTCCCCCGCGAATACGAGCTGGCCTCACAATCGAAGAAGAGCAATTTCATCGTTGATGATTTCCGCGGGTTCGTGAGGTTCACCAAAGAGCGGTATGACATCATCGCCCTGGACCATTCCATTGAAGACCCTTATGCCATCGGGTTCTTCACTCTGGAGTTCTTCGATCAGCTCAAGCGCATCACCAGGCCGGGCGGCGTGGTCCTGCTCCTGGGAAAAGGAACGTCCTGGAACACAACCCGGTTGTCGTTCAAGCACGTTTACAGGAACATCAATCCGCGCATCAACAGCTGGTTGCGGAAAGGCTGCCTGTACCTCGCCCAGGAAGAATTCCAGGGCGTGGCGGCCGGCAACTATGAGGCGGTCCGGGATGGTCTCTCGGCGGAGGAGCCGGTGTATTCGGACGAGGAGGTCCAGCAGTTGGCGGAATATCAGGAGGATCACGGAAAAGCGCTCGACTAG
- a CDS encoding YajD family HNH nuclease yields the protein MDGKDEEARRDRALREKSYRERALKILPWICARCGREFSGKRLRELTVHHKDHNHHNNPPDGSNWELLCLYCHDNEHSRGQDGEWYDEPIAGEEREPASTFKPFAGLEALLKRKK from the coding sequence ATGGACGGAAAGGATGAAGAAGCCCGGCGCGATCGTGCGCTTCGAGAAAAATCCTATCGGGAACGGGCTCTGAAGATCCTCCCCTGGATTTGCGCCCGGTGCGGCCGCGAATTCTCGGGGAAAAGGCTCCGGGAGCTCACGGTCCACCACAAGGACCACAATCATCACAACAATCCTCCGGACGGCAGCAACTGGGAGCTGTTGTGCCTGTACTGCCACGACAACGAACACTCCCGCGGCCAGGACGGAGAATGGTATGACGAGCCGATCGCGGGCGAAGAACGCGAACCTGCGTCCACGTTCAAGCCGTTCGCCGGACTCGAGGCACTGCTGAAACGGAAGAAATGA